The genome window CTTCCTTTTAATGAACTTTGTGATAGACAAACCAAAGCTGTTATGTacaaattttcatataattatAACCACTTGAGTCCTCGTAAACACAATTAGTAATATTATTGAACTTGAAAAACCTGCAATCTGTTTTAATTGGAAAAAGGAGAACATGAAATTattgagaagaaaagaaatagatattATAAGTTAATTCAGTAATGACTACTGACCAACTATTACTCTATCAACTTCCTGATAGTGATAGGATGTAATTGCAAACTGCAGGATAAGTGATACACCCTTTAAGCAGCTCATATTCTCTATTAATGACACTGTCAGCATGAGACAGACATGCAACCTAGGTTGTTGAAAAGCATGTTGATGATGCATTACAAGCAAGGTTTGGTGCCATCTTTGAAATGGATTacttttttaatacaaaatatcaCAACAGAATTCCTCCCACTGTCATAATTGTACTGAGAACAATTCTgtacaaatttgattttaggtATGTAGCCCATTAGATGAATTTTACTTAGAGCATTGTTTCAGAGTAATTAGAGgttctaaaagaaaattactaaaataaatattccAAAATGAAAAGTCATAACCTgcaagaataaaatattttggcaCAAAGGTGAACACAGATATTCATCCAACCAACTGATGAACAAACCTAATCAGCTGTCAGTCTGATTTCCCAACTTAAACTATTGCCAACCAAGACCATGCAACCATATCATGATTAAATTAGCAAATTTAAGTAATACACAGTGAGAACTAAGATGTCAAGATCTTATTCAGGCAGTACAAGAAGCATCGATGGGGTTTTCCCTCTAAGAAACTCCTATTATCAATAGTTTATGCACTGCTATGTTCTGGTAAAATTAGACTTATTCCATTCACATAACATTAGTGCATACACTGCATTtgatctttctctcttttttttttttttttttttgatgacatagggaacctttctaaagaagagcCCTTTGGACTTGCCTCTAGCTAGTAAAACTTATGGGCAACTAACCCCACCCACCAAAACCAATTGTCACGAAATTCAGGGGCATTCACCCCCTGCATTAAATCTTTGTTACCAGCCCAAGCCGCCACTTAAAACATATCTGTAAACAAAGTTTACCAGATAAGAATACCTCAACCAGATTCTTTTGTTTAACACTTTATGCAATAAAGAATATTAGATTAGAAGCTGTGTTGCACCAACACATTTTCTTTATACTGGTCTGACTCAAAGCTGAGCACCTTCcaatgtttttagtttcaagGGGACAAAGGGGGGCGGGGGCAAGAAGAATATTAGGAATAAACTTGGAATTTCTTTCTCATGTCAAGCcattaagaaaattattgataatTAGAAGTTTTAAAAAGGTTTGACCATcgatacaaaaaaattatggctcaaacttcaattctatatTAGGTACTCAATCATCAATGTACAACCCCATGATCATAGTAGTTTTGTACCCTCATAAAAAGGTTATTATATGGCTTTATCCTTTCCATAATTAAATGTTtcagggaaaaagaaaacaaacaaacaataaaataacTAACACTAAGCAATCCCTGAAAAATCTACCTTAACCCAATATTGTGCCTTGGCAAATGAGTCTGGGCTTGTTATATCATATACAACAACTGCAACTGCAGCACCTCGGTAGTAAAGTGGCGCCAATGCAGCATACCTGAATAAGATAAAATCAACAATTAATTTTCTCGTGCAAAAAGTGGCATGCATGGGCAAGGGAGACGGGGTAGACGTCCAATAGAAGCAAGGACCTTATAAAATGAGCTTGTGTTATGATATATAAATCttaaactttttatatattgaagCATGATTTGACCACCATACCTCTCTTGGCCAGCAGTGTCCCATATTTCAAACTTAACTGTTGTAGAGTCTTGTAAAGCTATTGTCTGTGATAAGAATGAAGCTCCAACAGTAACCTGAAATTATTTAAACCACCAATTGTAAGTGTATCATAAATTAACCTCTAGGGGTAGGAGGAAGGATAGACACCCATATCCATTCACATagatcattataaataaataaatctaaccATTTTTTTATGTAGTTTACTACAATACAAATTTACTTCAACAtattttacttatcaaaaaaaaaaaaaaaaaaattgctaaccTTGGAAGTTGGGTCAAACTGACCACGAACAAAGCGAAGAACAATACAGCTTTTACCAACACCAGAATCACCTAACAAGACCAGCTGCACACAGCGACAGATGCAAAGGTGAGTTGCATTTACTCATAACAGgattaatacaataaaatcattATCAATTTCACAAAGACCTGTAGGTTTTATCTCAACCTCTTTCTCCTAAGCCCCAgcatggaaaaaattaaaataaaaaagtctttCAGTTGGCAAATTAATTTTGTCTACTACTATACTACATTGTGAATCAACTGGAAGCAATAAAGCTGAAATATGGTACCAATTGCAAATAGCCCAAtctttacactttttttttttttttttaaattttatttttataaatgcaAATAGTCCAATCTTTACACATTTTTTGCACAAGTAATTTTAAAGATCAATTTTGTTCTCAGTTCAACTAAACTAAGCTTTCATCCCAACTAACTAATTCAACAGCATATATCCTTTTCCAACAATATTGTATCCAGCAACATATAtcttttttcatataattaGATCTTTGACCATGGATCCTAAGGGACATTGATAATAACCACTTCTAGGAAAATTTAAAACTAGCCATTATCACTTAAGTAGCTAAGTCAACTTACTTCCACAAATCACACATCAATTCTATTTCAATTGGACTTCATCaatacaaaaaataacaaaaatgaataaattgacCCACGATGTCCATCTCATTTCATTTACTCAACCAATTGCAAAGTTTCTTGAaagggcaagacttaggtacagtccTTAGGTGCTTCTCTAAATTCCCCTTTTAAGATTTTgccatgtaaatttttttcaagagatggaagttaattttttagttaagaaGTCACATAACTAAATCTTAAAAGGAGAAGCTAAGGAACCGCACCTAAAGTACTTAACTAAGTTTTGCAttcttgaaaatataaaaaacgtATAAAAGCCACAAGTCGGTATCAACTGAACCTAAAGATTTGACTAAAACAGTAGCCTTTGAAAACACTTTGCCGCTAAAAAAGTACCTTCACACGGAGATTTTTGGCGTCAGACACTCCGCCATTCTCTGAATTCAGCCCGGCCAACTGCCCGGAAGACCTGTCTGCAAACATTAAAATCCCAAACAATCAGACTCACCATAATCGCCATTAAGAGTCAGTAGCAACCAAAATCCACATAATGACAACCACCCTCTTGAAAATCCCATTTCCCCAGCTCTTCACTAAATCAATCTCGTTCAGCTCAGAAATTCAATAAATCAACCAAATTCTCAAGACCCAGATGATAATCTACAAATTTGTATAAAAAGATTCCATATTTCAAAGAGAATATTCAGTTCAACCAATCTGATCCaagaaaaaaccctagaaacacATGACTCCTAGCCCTTCATCAAATAAGTCCTTTTTCAGCCCAGAAATTCAACAAATCAACCAAATTCTAAAAACCCATATAGAAATCCACGTATTTGGGTACAAATCCCCAAATTTCGAAGAGAAATCTCGGTTTTGACCAAATCTGAACCAGTATAAGAAACCCTAGAAATTTCAACAGAGGACAAAATTAAGTATTACCTGGAAGAGAAGAGGAGCAACCCATGGCTACCAGAGACTGTAGGCTTGTACGTATAGTTGTATTTCTATAGTATATGATTAGGGTTTATGGTGAAAAGGTTATTGTCAATTGTGAGAGAGTGAATgtgcagaaagaaaaaatggCTATATGGGTTTGTGTGGAATTTTAAGGTCGTTAATGGCTGATACACTATAAATTTTTAGAGACCCCATTAACCCATTTTATACGTATCGTGCCACAAAAGTATGTACCCACCACcgaattaaaaaccaaaataactgaaaaaactaaaaaagagaagtttccctcaaaaaaacctaaaaaagagAAGGTGGTGATGATGAAAGACAAGATTTTATTGGAAACTTACAATGCTCGTATAGGCTTATATCTATGTACAGGTGTCTTTGTATGTAAgctttataatttgttaaagttggtcaatatattcttttctttctcttaaatacttatccaaaaataaatttaaccgATTGTATGGAACTATGGAAGTAATGGatcaattcaaattttcatccaTTAAAAATATGGGGGTGGTAGACAAGATTTGAGATTCAAGTATTGTGGAGTGCATAAATTATTTATCAATTATCAATATTGCTAACATTAATAAGTTTGTTAAactgccaagagccttgtagtttAACTAGTTGGTACTTCTTGATGTTTCTAATGGAgatattcaaatatttaaatcttttcttttttattgtaattatgaaattataaaataatgctTAAACCTTTCAAACAAAGGAGAACATAACCCCTGTTTGGCTCGTAGCTTTGGGGAAAGTAGAATTCTCTAATGGTTTGCATGTAGGTATTTTACTGAGGAAATAAGCATTGCTTAAATTACAAGTTGTTAAGAGAGATGGTCACGACTCATGATAAGCCCTTAACTAGATTGGCCCAACTTGTCAAAAGCCCAAACAATTGCTAAACCTGGATAAGGCCTAAATCAAAACTATTAATGGGACATTTGAAAACTCTGGTTTTAATGTTTATTTACACATTATTAAGGACAATTGGCAGATTgttattaaaggaaaaattatttatatttttgggatttaaagggaaaaaatatagATATGAAGATCTGAAACCCTTttgttctccaaaaaaaaaaattcctttgttttttttttgggtacaaatgcagctccaactttttttttgatcCAAAGTAAATCCTAAAGTTGAACATCCAtacccaattttttattttgtctttccCAATGTGATTTAGAtgttcaccatttttttttccttccactctctccattttttccttccatattttattcccccccccccccccctctttcaATTCTCTCCAAGAAGCCCATATAAATCACCAAAGCCCACTCCACCCCTAACATCACCAAAGCCCATTagcccaaaacccaattgtTCACGAGTCCACACCAAAGATCCACCAATCTGATGATGACCAACCACACCCAATTATTGCAGCCCCTTGATCGGCTTTtgctaattatttatttatttatttattttcaaattatgacCGACAACAATCTTTGAGGAATTAATGATTATGGCTTTAGGACTGtcaatgagatttttttttttagtctacAAAGGAATTTGAGTTGGTACTTGGTTGAtttcaaggatttttttttttttttttttttttttttttttgtgtgtgtgtgtgtggaagtttcttcaatttctttaatttatgtGGCAAATTGTTTGTGCATAATTCTGAAAAttgtagataaattattgatttttttttttttatataataagaGAAATTGTTACTACCTCtaattattagttttattattattattatgccaAAAGgcttgtaactcaattagttggtactttttggtatttttaacgAAAATATTCAGGATTCAAAATTTTTCTCCCCTAttgtaattattatattttttttaaaaaaaaaattcccctaTATAAcattatttgaataaaaataaaaattttgtgcattgatataataatttcatctctatttgaattttttgtgccagggtcattatttttgaaaattattaatgtataatattttagtagcaataaattactttttaaaagggaaaaatgcattttacaaatcaattacaatttcatttagcgtaaatatttttaagtaaGAATTTGAGGAATGATACCAAAAGCACTATTTCTTAGAAGATATATATTCTACCAAATTTCATTTCATAATTCCTTTTTGcgataaatcaaaatttaaaggCTATAGTCACCGTGGGTTCCAATtaattcaattggtaaaatctctaatagttgaataatagatttgggattcaatccccgtctacacaaaaaattgattggtgtcttaatataatattaaagagttatcatcagaaACATACGTTGACTATGGCTCCGTCAAgtaaaaaaacaactttaagcTAAAACTGTGAattctatacatatttttttttagtataaaatattgttttgattcctaaacttaattaaaaaattatttttcatcccttaactttaaaaagctttttttttttttaaaaaacattgtaaacagtttttttaatagtttagagataaaaatatggataaaaaaaaagaactcacTTCAATAGTTTATagttgaaaatttaattttttttataaatattttaagggcataaattaagtaaaatatttttaatagtttaaggATAAAAGACaaacttttcaatagtttaaggaaagaaaaatgtactttttaaagtttagggatgaaaaacaaattttggtaaaatttaaagactaaaatagtatttaccctattttttaatataatattcaGTACTCACccattttaagaaagaaagggagATGATGcctaataataacaataacaataaaattaacaCTAATCATTAATTTGATTCAAATATGAAAATACTATTATATACTCCTTACTCGTTTCTCGCATTTAAATGTTATTTAtcccttctaaaaaaaatgctatttatCATATTGATTACTAAATGAGTATAATAATTTCAAGGCATTTTATCACTATGTTTGCTGTTGTGTTGTGGGTTAGAttcgtggtggtggtggtggagggtTAACATGTTGGTTGTGGTTGTTGGTtgctttgagagagagagagagagagtatttaaataaaatggccaaaaaaaaaaaaagtttgagatGTTGGGTGTGTTGTAAAGTGGtatggtataatagataaagtaacttttgagatggaaaaatgagataatttttagaaactgaatgctaatgctcttagagTAATCGATAAATTCTTTAGAGAGAAAAATCTGCCAATGTACTAGTTAAGAGACTCAAATCTGGGACCTCGAGATCACATGAAGCACGAAAAGTACAATCAATTAACattggattttaatttatttaaaaaaaaaagaaaaaagaaaaaaaaaaaaaaaagaagaagaacaagaagaagtgTGGGGGCGAGATTTGCGGTCTTCCCTATCTCTTGATAGGATATGTCGATAGAGAAATTGGTGGTGGCCATAGCCCATAGCAGTGGAGATCTAAAAGAGACCTTGATATAATTAAGAAAGTTGCTATTGGTCAAGTCAAACATACCATCATAACTAATAATTTCGCATTGCAATTTCATACATACAAAATTATGGCGAGCATGAGCGCACGATGCAGCATATTTTATGTGCTTTACAATTTTCATGTATGTTAAATTACATAATTCAccttattgattttttttttttcaacttaaatattaaattttaaaggttttcaaataaaatccgaaattattttaagtgttttaatTCATCCCCTCAATGAATCATTATGCAAAAACTATACGTGATGgaaattcttttatatatacacacacatttgtTATGGTGACATTTTAACGGAAGTATCACTAGTGGATTTCTAGTTGAAGAGGAGTTGCcatttaaactttaatggcaaTGTATAATAATGCGATTATGAATGCACCCAATTGAGTTTTATAACCACATAATTTCATAATCTACCACACCGAAAAAGGTAGTGCAAATcgttttggaagaaaaaagtTTTCATGATTTGAATTTAGTGTATGCAAGTTGTACACTTCATCAAAGCTTCCTACCCAACTTTAGAGGGGTGTTGGAAAGTAGGAGTATTTATTTTCCATATTAACAAGACTAAGTCATGAATGAAAGGATATGAGACAATTATAGGATTTGAATTAATCAATAATATTGATTTGTAATTTAAATGCAAAATGGGTAGCTAATTTATAGTTAATTaaattcctttataatttattgtaaacttttttttaagagacAATTTATTGTAAATTGAGCTAAATGAAAATACAgcctttttgaatttttttacttttgaggGTATAGACATAAATCTTAGTGGCATCTCTAGATACATGTTTATTATTTACTAAACATGTATACAATTGTGtctaggaaaaataaaatttttaaaaaaccttgtataaataaataaattaacattttctatacttttatatatatatatatatattggcttTTATTAACATTAATTAACAAATGAGAAAATTAACACCCCACCTTCTTCTAAGGGAGCCCTTAGAGCATAACTAAAACAACAAAGGAAATTGGGATATTTCCCGTAATATCATGATTAGAAGCCCAACTAGTAAGAGAATTTGAGGCTCTAAATATCATTAACTTATGATTTGATATAATATGTTATTCCAAATTAAGATTCGGTGGTATTTTCTATAACCCTAtcaacttcaaattttttttttaataataattttgattgaaaagaCATACGCGAGTCATACCAAATAAGTTTTAAGGAGTATTTTTGCCGAAGCTGAAGAAAGGTGCGCATTATATGCGAGAGAGATGGTGACTCACGTCGCATTAAGCAGAGGAGCCCAAAAATATTAAGGTAATCAAATGTATACATGTTTAGGTGGTATCTGAAGCTGTTGATTGGACTATTAAACCTCCCAGGGGACATACCCACCTGAAGTTTGGAGATAATTGGGGTCCATCATTTTGGGCTATTTCACTAATTTCTAAGCAATTTGTTAGACATTTCTTTCCTTCAGTCCTTGTAATTCTTGATAACACCccaatcttttcaaaaaaaaaaaaatctatcttcAAACTGGTGTCACTCACATCAAAGTCTAATAAAGGTCATGGAATCACTTGATTTGTTGAGTGTGTGTGCAAGTTTGAgtaaatctttttctttttctttttcatttttccttatcttttccatatatgattttgtaaatttttgtaccaaatgaTGTGATTTTTAGGCATAAGGCGTAGCTTTAAGCAAGCGTTGTCTTTTTGTGCAAGTACCAATTtgattgtttttccttttgtgaaattttcgtatcttttttggattattttgtttattgtcaGTCAAAGCTTGAGCGATACAATCACCCAATAGCCTCCTTCACAAGTAAAGGCTCCTTCTCTAttgcaaatttttctttttgctattgCTCTTGTAATGAACTCGGTCATATGTTAGCTTGttaggtttctttttcttcaatttaggaATCTCAACCTATTTCTTCCATTCTTCAATGAGTCTTTTATAAAGAAGTTGATAGGCCGGTTTCTCCTATTTTGTCTTTGCCCTCTTTTGAACTTGGGCCTCCCGTTTTgtcttaataataatttttaacttatcataaaaaaaaaaaaaaaaaaaaagaagtaaaggcggatgtgataaaaataaaattaacaatagaATTTTGTTTTAACTCAATTGTGTATCAAAGGgcataataaaaagaaaaagaaaaaagaaataaacttactTATCTGAAGTGACGTGTGAGTAAATGTAAGgataaggaagaaaaagagTGGCTTGATGATTACTCGTTGGCAAGAAATGCTTGTGGGGATGGATTTGAAGTGTATGTATGAGTAGTTTTATAGTGACTGATTGCAAGAGTTattgtttgagagagagagagaaatgtatGGGTATCTttcatttctagccaaaattattattatttttatatatatattttttatagttcTTGGGGGAGGGGGGTTTAAGTTCAAATGAATATTCTCCAATTAGTGCCTtcctaacaaaaaaataaatttccaatTAGTGTCAGTGGAAATTGTTTAACCCATCTTTTAAAGGCTTTATTTAGCCAAAAGTATTATTGTTAAACGATATTCccgtgtttttatttttcatgaagGAGAATTTGATTTCAAATCTCCCATCTCTTACTTGTtagtattaacaaaataaaaaagttttaattaaaagataagaTATCACTTCTATTCTCCTTTTCGTCCTTTTCTTCCCACATTATTCTAATTTTGGCATATTATGTGATAAAATTGCTGCACCTAGGCATGTTCCAAATAAGGCCCTCTTTAAATTCACCCCTATTTGGTACAACATCAAAGTTTATGTAccaaattgaaaggaaaaaatagaaGATAAAAGGGGTCAAAATGTAAGCTTATAAAAGTTTGAGTTACTTTAGGATTACAACTAATTTCACAACCATTCTATGTACCAAATGGTGATTGGTTGTTTGTTAGTTTCACATAggctcactttttttttttttttttttttttttcactcacaaTCAATCACATCggataaatgtaaaaaatatgtGTGGATTTGGTTGTGATTCTAGAAtttttctaaaagttcaagtgGTCTAATTgcattttacccaaaaaaaaaaaaaaaaaagagagaagaaaagtacACATATATACAACCAACTATCTTATGAAAAACACTGAAGGCCACAAAAATAAGATTCCATTGATTTTGAGTTGAACATAAGGTTCATTTAGTTGGGGAGAAAAGTGGGGGGAGaggaaaggagaagagaaaAGTGTGTTTGCTTGGGAAGGGGAAGGGGAAAGGgaaggggaggggggggggggagagtgAAATTGGTGGGGTTTAGAAGTTTTCTCATTGAGTCTACATTAGGGGTGAAATGGGGTGAAATGGTTTTCTCCCCAATCTGGGGAgaaaatgggagggaatgaGTGGGTTTGATGTAGTGGCGAAGCCATACGCaagggtggggggggggggggacaacgccccccaaaatttaaaaaaattattttatagtatttataTAATTTACATTTTAGAAAATGTAgcatgtaaaaattgaagttgtCCCTCCCAAATTTGAGTTATTTCAAAGGTActcttaaaagaaagaaaaattatattaaaatcatataatttaagaggtttaacaaattaaactatgtaaaaaatgataaatttttgtacatGTCTAATAGAAGAAATACATGACTTTTGTACTCCTTAAAATTTAGAAGATGATAAATTctcttagtaaattaatttttgtgtgtgtgtgtagaggTTTGTCTTAACTAATATATTAACATCACAACTTGGCCCCCCCAAACCAAAATTTCTAGCTCCGCCCCTGGTTTGATGGGAATTACCCATATGCCCTTTCCCTTCTATTCCACAttgtttggctttttttttttttttttttttttacaaagtttagttacaaaattagttgtagcataaagttacaaccttacttaatatctttttactAGAggcgaattttgacaaatctaccattggataacatattctttttatatccttcaagcttacaaaatttctagaaatttaaatatcaatagctatgttatcaataaaatctttaaattgcaagtttttgtaatttaaaattatgcataaaatataagtttatagatcatatagtaaataatatttgattgatacaaaatttgacatgtgtattaagagtataaagaacatgtaatttaacggttagatttttaagATATATAGTAATTGTTATTTTATGGTGTAAGGTTAtagcctaaggttacaaccaattttgtagttaaactttggtttttttttttttttttttttttttgagaatattacacaaagtaataatAGAAGAACAAGATTAacagaaaagacaaaaagaaaatagataacttAGAGACACTATATCGTTTTCCTTAAACAATATTTGCCCCCCACACttttgttgctaaagggttatcgTAAATTTATCTCCAAGATACAATCAAGATGTTGGGTTCTACAAATAGCAATTCTGGAGAATGATCacaggatttcttgtgtttctctccaacttttgattttgtggAGTAGGTTTTTCAAGAGAACTTAAGtctctatttatacccatagggttatgtttcatgaaaaggcacgtatggagagttagttatttttttcagGTAAACATAAGTCTGTTTCATGAAAAGGCACATATGGagagtt of Quercus lobata isolate SW786 chromosome 8, ValleyOak3.0 Primary Assembly, whole genome shotgun sequence contains these proteins:
- the LOC115958122 gene encoding ras-related protein RABF1, with protein sequence MGCSSSLPDRSSGQLAGLNSENGGVSDAKNLRVKLVLLGDSGVGKSCIVLRFVRGQFDPTSKVTVGASFLSQTIALQDSTTVKFEIWDTAGQERYAALAPLYYRGAAVAVVVYDITSPDSFAKAQYWVKELQKHGSPDIVMALVGNKADLNEKREVPVQDGIDYAEKNGMFFIETSAKTADNINQLFEEIAKRLPRPASS